A genomic segment from Coleofasciculus chthonoplastes PCC 7420 encodes:
- a CDS encoding chemotaxis protein CheW, giving the protein MAVFSPLSSRRSTNRKPQPTQQLIVFSLYTEGFALPIRAVQKVIPRGKIYGAPQGGAVGLTLYQDQELLVIDVDHRIFKRAELPNLSLSSSQEEAAESARTVSVKWEDDTEQRYLLIVQNRAGKIVGLPIDSPPSLQRVPESAFKPLTADYMAQGNLRCVSALVRQNPEDSPLFLLNPEQLIQSQQTLLPGGN; this is encoded by the coding sequence ATGGCTGTTTTTTCTCCGCTTTCTTCCCGACGATCTACCAATCGTAAGCCTCAACCGACTCAACAGTTAATTGTTTTTAGCCTTTATACGGAAGGCTTTGCGTTGCCGATTCGAGCTGTGCAAAAAGTGATTCCTCGGGGCAAAATTTATGGCGCACCTCAGGGGGGAGCTGTGGGGTTAACGCTTTATCAAGACCAAGAGTTACTGGTGATTGATGTAGACCATCGGATTTTTAAGAGGGCTGAACTGCCAAATTTATCGCTCAGTTCTAGTCAGGAGGAGGCGGCGGAATCTGCCAGGACAGTATCGGTGAAATGGGAGGATGATACTGAACAACGTTACCTGCTGATTGTGCAGAACCGAGCTGGCAAAATTGTGGGGTTACCGATTGATTCGCCGCCTTCGTTACAGCGTGTTCCTGAGTCAGCGTTTAAGCCGTTAACGGCGGATTATATGGCTCAGGGGAATCTTCGCTGTGTGAGTGCTTTGGTGAGGCAAAATCCAGAAGACTCGCCGCTATTTTTGCTCAATCCGGAGCAGTTGATTCAGTCTCAACAGACTTTGTTGCCGGGAGGCAATTGA
- the tnpA gene encoding IS200/IS605 family transposase, protein MGQDYRHANTSVTLINYHFVWIPRRRKPVLVGQVAQRFEELLRAKAIELDCQIIALEVMPDHVHLFLNCPPTVAPSNIMHRLKGATAYKLRDEFPHLKKLPSMWTRSFFCSTAGNVSSETVKRYIENQKTR, encoded by the coding sequence ATGGGACAAGATTATCGTCACGCCAACACGTCAGTTACGTTGATCAACTATCACTTTGTCTGGATACCAAGACGCCGCAAGCCTGTGCTTGTAGGTCAAGTGGCTCAAAGATTCGAGGAATTACTAAGAGCAAAAGCTATAGAGCTAGATTGTCAGATTATTGCCTTGGAGGTGATGCCTGACCATGTTCATCTATTCCTTAACTGCCCTCCCACGGTGGCGCCGTCAAACATTATGCATCGACTCAAAGGAGCAACAGCTTACAAATTAAGAGACGAATTCCCCCATTTAAAAAAGCTTCCAAGTATGTGGACTAGAAGCTTTTTTTGTTCAACGGCGGGAAATGTCAGTAGTGAGACGGTTAAGCGTTACATTGAAAATCAGAAGACCAGATAG
- a CDS encoding RNA-guided endonuclease InsQ/TnpB family protein: MLVLEYKVKAKPQQYKAIDEAIKTVQFIRNKAIRYWMDAPKDAKINRFALNKYSTELRNEFAFVKDLNSMAVQAATERAWLAIARFYDNCKSKKPGKKGFPRFQKNNRSVEYKTSGWKLHSTKRRITITDKKGIGELKLLGKWDIHTYSVKSIKRVRLVRRADGYYCQFSVDAECVDIQSPTGQEIGLDVGLEYFYTDSNGHHEPNPKFLRKAESSIKHAQRCIYKKIKGSSGRRKARSQYSRKHLRVSRQRTEHAKRLARHVCKFNDLVAYEDLRVANLLKNHCLAKSIADASWYQFRQWLEHFAKKLGRLAIAVPPQYTSQECSQCKVIVKKSLSTRTHVCLCGLILQRDWNAAINILLKAKSRDGQSRSNATGVGASTLLGASLVEQVLTMNVESHAL; this comes from the coding sequence ATGCTGGTTCTCGAATATAAAGTCAAGGCAAAACCACAGCAATACAAAGCTATTGACGAAGCTATCAAAACGGTGCAGTTCATTCGCAACAAAGCAATTCGCTATTGGATGGATGCACCCAAGGATGCTAAAATCAATCGGTTCGCTTTAAATAAATATTCGACAGAACTACGCAATGAGTTTGCCTTTGTCAAAGACCTAAACTCAATGGCGGTACAAGCGGCTACTGAGAGAGCTTGGCTTGCTATTGCTCGGTTTTACGATAATTGCAAGTCGAAAAAACCTGGAAAGAAAGGTTTTCCTAGATTTCAGAAAAACAACCGTTCAGTGGAGTACAAAACTAGCGGATGGAAGCTTCATTCCACAAAGCGACGCATTACTATTACCGACAAGAAAGGTATTGGTGAACTCAAGCTTTTAGGGAAGTGGGATATTCACACTTACTCAGTTAAGTCGATCAAGCGAGTTCGTTTAGTGCGTCGCGCTGATGGGTATTACTGTCAGTTTTCTGTAGATGCTGAATGTGTTGATATTCAGTCACCTACAGGTCAAGAAATTGGTTTAGATGTCGGTTTGGAGTATTTCTATACTGACTCAAACGGACACCATGAACCTAACCCAAAGTTTCTCAGGAAAGCCGAATCTAGCATAAAACACGCTCAGCGTTGCATCTACAAGAAAATTAAAGGTTCGTCAGGACGCCGTAAGGCAAGGAGCCAATATTCCAGAAAACACTTAAGAGTAAGTAGGCAACGTACCGAACACGCTAAGAGACTGGCGCGTCACGTTTGCAAGTTTAACGACTTAGTAGCCTATGAAGACTTAAGGGTAGCAAATTTACTCAAAAATCACTGTCTGGCAAAGTCGATAGCTGATGCTAGTTGGTATCAGTTCAGACAGTGGTTAGAACACTTTGCTAAAAAGTTGGGAAGACTGGCTATTGCCGTTCCACCCCAGTATACAAGCCAGGAATGTAGTCAGTGTAAGGTAATTGTGAAAAAGTCCCTTAGCACCAGGACTCACGTTTGTTTGTGTGGGTTGATTCTGCAAAGAGATTGGAATGCGGCTATCAATATTTTGCTCAAGGCAAAATCTAGGGATGGGCAATCCCGAAGTAACGCTACAGGAGTTGGAGCCTCTACGCTACTTGGCGCAAGCCTGGTAGAGCAAGTTCTGACGATGAATGTAGAATCCCACGCGCTTTAA